One window from the genome of Sebastes umbrosus isolate fSebUmb1 chromosome 12, fSebUmb1.pri, whole genome shotgun sequence encodes:
- the atg10 gene encoding ubiquitin-like-conjugating enzyme ATG10, producing the protein MSSCVALDEEDFRRCCQILLQQSEQLRDGWSWEAVQGSEEGYLKKTALRSVVIDSSPVWYQEGSGSDSEPDKEQSVLVASVDTDSIQGDIDDEADEDDGVCTVSEGSSQVLQYEYHILHSCSYSTPVLYFRAVTQEGRSLSLEEVWSSVHPNFRHRLQNSPLNTITLQEHPLLGQPFFMLHPCRTEEFMRPVMQAAQDQHRTVNYVLSWLSVVGPVVGLDVPLKYSTQLNPAASLSSTKPD; encoded by the exons ATGAGCTCGTGCGTCGCGCTGGATGAGGAGGACTTCCGTCGCTGCTGTCAGATCCTCCTGCAGCAGTCAGAGCAGCTGAGAGACGGCTGGAGCTGGGAAGCAGTCCAG GGTTCAGAGGAGGGCTACCTGAAGAAGACTGCTCTCAGGTCCGTCGTCATTGACTCCAGCCCAGTGTGGTACCAGGAAGGATCCGGTTCAGACTCAGAGCCAGACAAGGAACAG TCTGTCCTGGTTGCCTCAGTTGATACTGACAGCATCCAAGGTGACATAGATGATGAagctgatgaagatgatgggGTCTGTACGGTGTCTGAAGGCAGCAGCCAGGTGCTTCAGTACGAGTATCACATCCTGCACTCCTGCAGCTACAGTACTCCCGTACTCTATTTCAGAGCCGTCACTCAGG AGGGGAGGAGCCTGTCGTTAGAGGAAGTATGGAGCTCTGTTCATCCCAACTTCAGGCATCGACTTCAGAACAGCCCTCTGAATACAATCACCCTGCAG GAGCATCCCCTGCTGGGTCAGCCTTTCTTCATGCTCCACCCCTGTAGAACAGAGGAGTTCATGAGGCCTGTGATGCAGGCGGCTCAGGACCAACACAG gacAGTGAACTACGTGTTGTCGTGGCTCAGTGTTGTGGGTCCTGTGGTGGGTCTGGACGTCCCTCTGAAGTATTCCACCCAGCTCAATCCTGCAGCCTCTCTCAGCAGCACCAAGCCGGACTGA
- the fam110b gene encoding protein FAM110B, with product MPTETLAPALPDSKAAGPATAFGSAVPLRILNKGPDYFRRQVEPNPKRLSAVERLEADKAKYVKSQEVINAKQEPIKPPMLAKPPAGHTLLSKRGSGIGGGNGGGIPFKASNNNAKSDSCATSSGGSKRENLNLEILKNLLNSSSSSGAGSEGLGGGAKSAVLMRSSGGMARSWTPSGMPLTYRSTMTLNEQPPDSAPSPSTSHSLRSFSHSLKVPPINSGGRRSPLQGGNLNLSRRGEGVIDRSRSPLPPLLTSHSSSDLLRLCNGKPLRTARSSSSSAPPLPPKPNPASLPPPALSLSLPPPRPTPSPSLCDNITPQSLLCDIGDPSNTSTDANLELELGSSVARRSSLHRSKSDLSDRYARAGADVERFFNYCGLDPEELEAVGPESFARANSDIVSLNFRSASMISSDCDRSRRSSNDGLSDADEDEEEEAGERVPYGISAVERNARVIKWLYSIKQARETQKVSHV from the exons ATGCCGACAGAGACGCTGGCTCCAGCCCTCCCAGATAGCAAGGCCGCTGGCCCCGCGACGGCCTTCGGTTCCGCCGTACCCCTCCGCATCCTCAACAAGGGCCCAGACTACTTCAGGAGACAG GTGGAACCTAACCCAAAGCGCCTAAGTGCTGTTGAGAGACTAGAAGCTGACAAGGCCAAGTATGTCAAGAGCCAGGAAGTTATCAATGCTAAGCAAGAGCCCATCAAACCACCCATGCTGGCCAAGCCTCCCGCCGGTCACACCCTCCTGTCCAAGAGAGGCTCTGGGATTGGTGGAGGAAATGGAGGCGGGATACCTTTCAAAGCATCCAATAACAACGCCAAGTCGGACTCGTGTGCAACAAGCAGCGGCGGCAGCAAGCGGGAGAACTTAAACCTGGAGATCCTTAAAAATCTGCTGAACTCGTCGTCCTCTTCGGGAGCAGGATCTGAAGGACTAGGAGGCGGAGCTAAGAGTGCTGTGTTGATGAGGTCATCGGGGGGAATGGCCAGGAGTTGGACGCCATCAGG GATGCCGTTAACCTACCGGTCTACAATGACACTTAATGAGCAACCACCAGACTCAGCTCCCAGTCCAAGCACCTCACACTCCCTCCGATCCTTCTCCCATTCCCTGAAGGTCCCTCCGATCAACAGCGGGGGACGTCGCAGTCCACTACAGGGAGGGAACCTCAACCTTAGCAGACGCGGCGAAGGAGTCATAGATCGTTCTCGCTCCCCGCTACCACCTCTACTCACCTCCCACTCTTCCTCCGACCTCCTGCGACTGTGCAACGGCAAGCCGCTTCGCACGGCCCGatccagcagctcctcagcTCCGCCCCTCCCTCCAAAACCAAaccctgcctccctccctccccccgcACTTTCCTTGTCGCTGCCTCCCCCTCGCCCAACCCCGTCCCCCTCGCTCTGTGACAACATCACCCCCCAGTCGCTACTTTGTGATATCGGAGACCCTTCCAACACTTCAACCGATGCCAACCTGGAGCTCGAGCTCGGTTCATCCGTGGCTCGTCGTTCCTCGCTACACAGATCCAAATCAGACCTGTCGGACCGGTACGCCCGGGCTGGAGCTGACGTGGAACGCTTTTTTAACTACTGCGGCCTCGACCCAGAGGAGCTGGAGGCGGTCGGCCCTGAGAGCTTTGCGCGTGCCAACTCAGACATCGTCAGCCTGAACTTCCGATCAGCTTCTATGATCTCTTCCGACTGCGACCGGTCGCGGCGATCTTCCAACGACGGGCTGTCGGACGCagacgaggacgaggaggaggaggccgggGAGCGTGTTCCGTACGGCATCTCGGCCGTGGAGCGAAATGCGAGAGTCATCAAGTGGCTGTACAGCATCAAACAAGCGAGAGAGACGCAGAAAGTCTCACATGTTTAG